The DNA region aaaaataaagCAAAATGCTAGGGTTAGGATGCTTAAATTTTAATCGATTATCTCACTTTCATTCTCCACCTTCTCTTCAACCATCACGTTCTGGTCAGCTATGCTTCTTCTCTTTTGCTTCGTTGTTGTTTCTACTTTCTGCCATTCTTATTTCAACACATAACTCTCTAAAACGACGTAGTTTTTTCGttttgaatgttgttgttgtttattgtGTAGACAGATTTACTCAAAGTTGCATCGAGAAGATTCGCTTTAGCAGTTAACAAAACACAATCGCCATTAACTAAAACTCAATCTTCTCCAACCTTATCCATTGTAAGTTTTTTCAATTCGTTAATTATTTTACTAATTACTTAGTTAATTCAGAACGAAAAGTGTGGTTAATTGCAGTCAAAATTATATAGTTAATTTAACTAATGTGAACTAAATTAACGATATACATAACTGAATTAACCAGAATTTCACATGTGATTAATTTGGTGTAGAGGAATAGGATAATTGAGTGTCCATGATACATTTTTATGCTATTAATTTTGTTTGAAATGATAATTTATGATAGTGATGTTGGTTTATGTgttttttgaatttgaatttggataTAGGATATTGATAATCCTGCTAGTGTAAAAAGACAGTTAGCACAACTGTTTGATGTTTCTCTAAAGACGACTCTGCCTGATGAAGAAGATGTTTTGCCCATAGTTGATGCTTGCACTGCCAAAACCGGCGGTAAAAAATTTGGTGATTATCAATGGTTAGTTCAGTTTTTTGTTATGGACACTAAAATGTTGTATAGGATTTGAATTTTTACGATTTGCATTTCTATTTGCATTGTGCAAAGTTTGGGCGAAGGGCATGTGTGGAAACTAAAGTGAAGAGTTTTTTAATTTGTGCAGTAATAATGCAATGGTTATATGGTCTAAGGTAAAAGGGAAGGAAACTGGATTTAAGGGTCCCCCTTCTATTGGACAGGTACACatttttcttgttttttctcTTCTCTGCAACCCATACGCGTTTTACTTTTTTGAATTTATTAACTGGTGAGTTTAATGACTATGTATTGATCGTGTAAAATACGTTTTACAGAAGCTTTAATCATAGTTTGTTTAGCATCTTACTGCAACATAAGTAGATATTAAGTAATATTGTGATGCCATTAGATAGTGAATATGACTGGATTGGACGATTGTGTAAAACTTGTTTTGAGTATTTGTATATAGCCATTAAACTATTTAGTTAATTGTTGATTCAAACTCAGATTTTAATTTATTGCCGTAAATAGTAATCTTTATTTTTGATTTGTGTAGGCCATCATTAACAATCTTCCTCCATCTGAAATGATAGATTCATGCTCTTTAGCTGGTCCTGGATTTGTTAATGTTGTCTTGTCAAAGAATTGGATAGCACAGGTGATTACATTTACTCTTCTATAATTTTGCATTATAAATAGTATGTATCCTGTGTCTGAGatttcagttttttttttttgcttgCAAGAGGAAGAGGTTGGTATTTAAGTAAGTGCCCATTGATGGGAAGACCGTTATATAAGAATCTTATGAACTTCTGATGTTTATTTTGTTTTGACTATTGAGCTTATTCAAACCCTCTATTAGTACTTAATGATAATAAATCCTCTTGCAGGGTGTACAGAGGATGCTAATTGATGGTATTGATATGTGGGCACCTCGACTTCCAATCGGGAGGGCTTTGGTTGATTTTTCGTCACCTAATATAGCAAAGGAAATGCATGTTGGTCACCTTAGATCTACCATAATTGGGGACACATTAGCTCGCATGCTTGAATTTACACGTGTGAAACATATTACCCGCCGAAATCATGTTGGCGACTGGGGAACCCAGGTAGatttaatttctaaaattctGCTATTTTTATGCTACAAGTTAGAATATAGTGCTTGTTTAGTTGGGGGATAAATGATTTACGCCATTTCTTAGGGCTTGATCTTTGCTATACTCTGTGAAAGTTAGGCTTCTTCATACACCTCACGACTTTGGGTGATTCATTTTTGCATTTGCAACAATCAGTTAACTTGACATTATGAGTGTTAGCATTACTTAGTTGCTTGTAAACAATATATCGGGATAGTGGTTGATGTAAGTTGAGTTCCTAACTGTTTTCTTGATCAAGAACACACATTACACCCCTCCTAATTAAATGTACGTAGCGTGTCTTCTGTGTTATTCTCATTTGATATATGCAATATGTAATCTTTAACAGTTGATGTCCTACACAGTGCTCTCTCCGCCTTAAATAAAATATTTTAGTTATCAAAGTAATCAATTAATTCAATTAGTCACTAAATTAGTAACTACCATTGATTTTTGCTCAGATATTCTAATGAGATATCTGTTGGAATTCAGAAACATTTCACTAGGAAGGTTTTCATTTTGGTATTGGCACTAGAGGGCTCAAAGTCCATGCATTTGTTTTGCAGTTTGGGATGCTGATTGCATACCTCTTTGAAAATTTTCCCAACCAAGAAGATATTAGTGAAACAGCCATTGGAGATCTTCAGGTGAGAACACACATCAAACTCATTCTATTTAATCTTATTCAGGCGTTTAATCATATATTATTTTATTGGCATTTTTCGGTTCAGATATGAAAAAAAATGTTGATCTGTCAATTCTTATAAATGAACCATCAGCATTGAAATGATAATTTTTACAAGTCTCTGAAGGATAACGTTCTGATTAATTGTCACTAATTACATTGTCTTTTGCTTTTTATTTCACAAATATCTTCTTACTGGAAAAGGGAATTAGTATTGGTGATACTGAAACTCATGTGAGTTGGTGCATTTTTAGGCATTTTATAAGGCATCAAAATTGAGGTTTGATGATGATCCCGAATTTAAGCTGAGGGCACAACAGGCAGTGGTCCTGCTCCAGGTAAATGATAGCCTGAGTTTACCCCCTCCCTACTCATGAGATATTGATGAACTTAATTTTGACTTAAATGTATGCATTAATTTTCATCTCAGAGTGGGGATACCAGGTATCGCAAGGCATGGCAACAAATATGCGATGTTAGTAGGGCTGAGTTCAACAAGGTCTATCAACGTCTTGGAGTTCAATTGGAGGAAAAGGTAAGGGTTCTAGTTTTGTATGTTTTCTAATCTGTGGATTTTATCCCTTAGGTGTATGTTTTGTACCTTGCATGAGGAATTTCTGAGCCGTTCTATTAACTATTACCATGCAATATCAGACCATTCTGAATTCTATACATGCTTAATGTTAGTTGGGTTTGTTAGAAATTCTTGCAGTTGCTGTTTATATTTAATTCATCGGGTGGCTTGGACTCTCATTTAACCAGACCTACCATACTCTGTCTGACTAATCTGTGTCCTTGTCCTTGTTCTGTTTTGACCAAAAGTTTGAGTGGTAACCATAAATTAGGATTTTGTAGGAAACACAATTCCACTGATGCTTTACAGCATCTGCAGTGAAAACTATCATTATTGTGGGTGAAAAAACATTGTTTTTTACTGTCTGTCGTTAATGTCACGAGGTGCATTCAGTGCAGCACTGAATATATTGAATATATATTGAATTTATGTTGCAATAAGTACAAAAGTTTTTACTTCAATCAGTGATTTTGACAAATTTTTTTCAGCGTACTGAATGATGATATGTTTGACCACAGGGAGAGAGCTTCTATAATCCATATATCCCTGGGGTTATTGAGAAGCTAGATAAGTTAGGACTGATTGAAGATAGTGATGGTGCTCGCGTGATATATGTTGAGGGTGTAAATATACCACTTATTGCTGTAAAAAGAGATGGCGGCTACAACTATTTTTCAACTGATATAGCTTCACTTTGGTTAGTTCttgttgtaaaatattttactgatatattaaaagttattcttacatgttacatctacatgctttaaataagagagaatagaaaacctaatgggctttgactaatgggcctcattactaatagaaataattactatttacaatctaatatttacaacactccccctcaagctgGTGAATGGATATCTATCATTCCCAGCTTGCAAGTAAGTTGCCTGAATCTTTCTGTTGGTAAGCCTTTTGTTAACACATCTGCCAGCTGATGCCCGGAAGGAACGTAAGATGTAGTTATCAGTCCACTATCCAACTTCTCTTTGATAAAATGTCGGTCAATCTCAATGTGTTTAGTCCTGTCATGCTGAACAGGATTATGAGCAATACTAATAGCCGATTTATTGTCACAAAACAATTTCATAGGACCTTCACATTGTATCTTCAAGTCTTCTAGAATTTTTTTCATCCACAATAGCTCACAAATTCCTAGTGCCATAGCTCTAAATTCTGCCTCGGCGCTTGATCGAGCAACTACACTTTGCTTCTTACTCTTCCAAGCTACAAGGTTACCACACAGAAAAGTACAGTAGCCTGACGTAGATCTTCTGTCACTCACTGATCCGGCATAATCCGCATCAGTGTAAGTCTCCATAGTTAGATTTCCACCTCTTTTAAACAAAAGTCCTCTCCCTGGAGTTGCTTTAAGATATTGTAGAACGCGGTCTACAGCCTGCAAATGTCTCACCCTCGGATCATGCATGAATTGGCTCACCACACTGACTGCATATGCCAAATCTGGTCTAGTGTGTGCCAAGTAAATCAATTTTCCCACTAATCTCTGATATTGACCCTTGTCAACTTTGTCACTTTCCTCCTCAAAGCTTATCCTGTGATTTTGTTCAATGGGAACACTTGCAGGTTTGCATCCAAGTTTGCCAGTTTCCTGCAAAAGATCAAGCACATACTTCCTTTGAGAAATAAAGATGCCTTGTTTTGAGTAGGCTACCTCAATTCCCAAGAAATACTTGAGTTGCCCAAGGTCTTTCATCTCAAACTCTGCTGATAATTTCTCTTTGAGGAAATGTCTCTCAATCAAATCATCTCCTGTAacaataatatcatcaacatacacaaGAAGTACAGTCAGTTTTCCTCCTTGTGaatgtttaaaaaataaagtgtggTCTCCTTGACTTTGCTTATAGCCCAAACACTTCATTGCCTTTGTGAATCTTCCAAACCATGCCCGAGGGGACTGCTTTAGTCCATATAAGGCTTTCTTCAATCTGCACACCTTGTTAGCTCCATTTGTTATGCCAACACCTGGTGGAATCtccatatacacttcttcctctaAGTCTCCATGCAAGAACGCATTTTTAACATCAAACTGTTGCAATTCCCATCCACATGAAGCAGCAAGAGATAGTAAAATTCGAACAGTATTCATCTTTGCCACTGGGGCAAATGTCTCCTCATAATCAATACCATACGTCTGAGTATAACCTtttgccactagtcttgctttgtACCGATCAAGTGTACCATCAGATTTGTACTTTACAGTATAGATCCATCTGCATCCAACTGGACTTTTGTCTCTTTTCCTTTCAATAATCTCCCAAGTACCATTTTTTTCAAGTGCTCTCATTTCCTCATCCATAGCTTGGACCCAATTTCTATTTTGCAATGCTTCTTCAACAGATGATGGGATTTTCACAGAATCAACAGCTGCAATAAAACTTTGATATTGTGTGGAAAGATGTTTAGTGGAGACATATTGAGAGATAGGGTGTCGATATAGGGAGGGACAAGATCTTTTATCCTTCCTCAAAGCAATGGGTAAATCAACTGGATTAGTGTCACAAGTATCAGAAATGGCACTATCATCACTAGAGGAATCATTTTCAGTACTTACCTCCGGTTCAGGCGATTGAATTTGTTTCTGGAGAAGGTCAGGTTTACTTCTTCTCTGATACACTAGAGTTGGTGCTGGAGGTGCTGATTCCTGTAAAACAGAAGGCCTTGAAGGACCAGGAACACTTACTGGCTCAGATTCAGGTGTTGAACTAGGACTCAAACTCAAACTAGGTGACAACTCGGGTTCAAGAGAGGGAACACTGATAGGTGTTCTAGGGAGGCTAGGACCAAGGATCAGAAACTCGGACTCAGACTCTGACTCTGACTCTAAGTCACTTATGTTCTCCCCCTGAGACTGAGAACGAGTGAAATATGACACATTTTCATGAAATGTGACATCTTTGGAGACAAAGAATTTTCGACTCGGAGGATGATAACATTTGTACCCTCTTTTGTTGGGTGCATAACCCAGAAAGATACATCTGACAGCACGGGGATCCAATTTGTTGCGATATTGTTTgtgaacatgaacaaaagcaaCACAATCAAAAATGCGAGACTCAAGAGTGTGTAAGATAGGAACAGATGGAAAACGTGAAAGCATAAATTGGGCAGGACTTTTATTACCTAACACTCGAGATGGGACCCGGTTAATCAGATAGGCAGCAGTAAGAATTGCCTCACCCCAATAAGAGGTAGGAACAGACATTTGAAAAAGGAGAGATCTAGCAACTTCAAGTAAATGACGATTTTTTCTTTCTgcgacaccgttttgttgtggggTGTCAACACATGTGAATTCATGGAGAATGCCATGTTTACTAGTGAAGTTGGAAAATGTATGATTGACATATTCTTTACCATTGTCAGAACGAATTCTTTTTATGCCTTTCCCAAATTGCGTTTGTACCATATTATAAAATTGGATAAATATTTGTGGTACTTCGGATTTAGTATTCATCAACAAAA from Lathyrus oleraceus cultivar Zhongwan6 chromosome 1, CAAS_Psat_ZW6_1.0, whole genome shotgun sequence includes:
- the LOC127117936 gene encoding arginine--tRNA ligase, cytoplasmic isoform X1 is translated as MLGLGCLNFNRLSHFHSPPSLQPSRSDLLKVASRRFALAVNKTQSPLTKTQSSPTLSIDIDNPASVKRQLAQLFDVSLKTTLPDEEDVLPIVDACTAKTGGKKFGDYQCNNAMVIWSKVKGKETGFKGPPSIGQAIINNLPPSEMIDSCSLAGPGFVNVVLSKNWIAQGVQRMLIDGIDMWAPRLPIGRALVDFSSPNIAKEMHVGHLRSTIIGDTLARMLEFTRVKHITRRNHVGDWGTQFGMLIAYLFENFPNQEDISETAIGDLQAFYKASKLRFDDDPEFKLRAQQAVVLLQSGDTRYRKAWQQICDVSRAEFNKVYQRLGVQLEEKGESFYNPYIPGVIEKLDKLGLIEDSDGARVIYVEGVNIPLIAVKRDGGYNYFSTDIASLWYRLNEEKIEWIVYVTDIGQQQHFDMLFKAFKRAGWLPRNENVYPKCTHIGFGLVLGDDGKRFRSRSSEVVRLVDLLDEAKRRCKTALLERETTNDWSEEEIEKTSEAIGYGAVKYADLKINRLTNYTFNFDQMLSDKGNTAVYLLYAHARICSIIRKSGKDMEEVKKNGFIVLDHEDERLLGLHLLQFPEVFEEACSNLLPSVLCDYLYTLAEIFSKKFYSNCQVVGSPEESSRLLLCEATAIVMRKCFYLLGIEPVYKL
- the LOC127117936 gene encoding arginine--tRNA ligase, chloroplastic/mitochondrial isoform X2 produces the protein MVIWSKVKGKETGFKGPPSIGQAIINNLPPSEMIDSCSLAGPGFVNVVLSKNWIAQGVQRMLIDGIDMWAPRLPIGRALVDFSSPNIAKEMHVGHLRSTIIGDTLARMLEFTRVKHITRRNHVGDWGTQFGMLIAYLFENFPNQEDISETAIGDLQAFYKASKLRFDDDPEFKLRAQQAVVLLQSGDTRYRKAWQQICDVSRAEFNKVYQRLGVQLEEKGESFYNPYIPGVIEKLDKLGLIEDSDGARVIYVEGVNIPLIAVKRDGGYNYFSTDIASLWYRLNEEKIEWIVYVTDIGQQQHFDMLFKAFKRAGWLPRNENVYPKCTHIGFGLVLGDDGKRFRSRSSEVVRLVDLLDEAKRRCKTALLERETTNDWSEEEIEKTSEAIGYGAVKYADLKINRLTNYTFNFDQMLSDKGNTAVYLLYAHARICSIIRKSGKDMEEVKKNGFIVLDHEDERLLGLHLLQFPEVFEEACSNLLPSVLCDYLYTLAEIFSKKFYSNCQVVGSPEESSRLLLCEATAIVMRKCFYLLGIEPVYKL